A region of the Flavobacteriales bacterium genome:
CCAGACCAGATGTACTGTCAATCGTGAAACAGTATGTCCATTCGATCGCTGCTCTGCCACTGACGAAAGGTATACTTTTTAGAAGCTGAAAGCGACATGCACTTAAAGTGCATAGTTTTAACTCTTTCTGTGACCAATAAAACGGCAAGACAATAAACCTCACCACTAAACATGGCCAAACTCGTCCTCGACCTACATGACATCTACAACAAAGGCTGGAAGATCGACAAAGCCCTGAACGACATCATTGATGAGGCGGTGGAAAAGCGGATTCCGATCATTGAGATCATTCCAGGCAAGGGCAGCGGCCAGTTGAAGAAGAAGGTGATCCGCTTTCT
Encoded here:
- a CDS encoding DNA mismatch repair protein MutS — encoded protein: MAKLVLDLHDIYNKGWKIDKALNDIIDEAVEKRIPIIEIIPGKGSGQLKKKVIRFLEQKHIKAKYHRIDKDSKNFGRLFVRFKH